TACGACTTGCCAAATAGTTTTTTAAACAAAAGCTCTTTTTGTAGTTGTTCGTCGTTTTTTGCACCAACAATTAATTTAAACAACTTAGTAGTTCGCACTTTTTTTATAGTAGAAAAATAACTATTCAATTCTTTCGAATAATTTTCTTCTGTTAATTTAACCAACTCAATTACTGGATGCAAAATCATATGGTTAAGTTAAATAAATCTTTAATTGAGAGTATATTAAATTATGATTGGAGATAAAAACAAAATTCAAAAAGTTTCTATATAACTCAACTTTTTTATTTATATTTGTATTGAAAGATTTAATACGATCATTGAATGAACAAAAATTTTGAAGTAATATTTCTTGAACAGGCACTTGACTTTTTAGAAAACTTAGACTTAAAAACGAGAGAGAAGATATATTATAATATTGATAGAGCTAAACTTGGACTTGACCCAAAACTTTTCAAGAAACTTTCTGATAATATTTGGGAATTTAGAACGAAATATAATGGAATACAATATCGACTATTCGCTTTTTGGGACAAAACAAATAATACTGAAACTTTAGTAATTTCTACGCATGGTATTATTAAAAAGGTAGATAAAGTACCTAAAGTTGATATTGAAAAGGCAGAAAAAATAAGAAACGAATATTTTGAAAGTTAAACATATGGCAACAAAAGATAAACAAATGAACATGATGACTCTTGAAGAATTAAAAGATAGAGACCTAGGAAAAATTGGTACTCCAGTACGAGACAAATACGAATTTGACTTAAAAATGGAACTACTTGGAATAATGATAAAATCAGTTCGAAAAGAAAGAAAGCTCACTCAAGAACAATTAGGAGAATTAGTTGGTGTTCAAAAATCACAAATTTCAAAATTAGAGCGGAATACTAAAAATGTTACTATTGAAACAATATTAAAAGTTTTTCAAGCATTAAAAGCCAATGTAAAATTTAGTGTAGAAATGAATAAGGCAGAATTTAAAGTAGCATAAAAAAGTAATATTTAATATACTACAGAGATTTTTAATATTCATTACCATATTCTAATTTGCTTGTTTATCTTTGCGTATGCAAAAAGTCATCATTCTTTCAGGACCATCAGGAGTTGGTAAAAATACGCTCGGCGATGCCTTAATGCAACAGTTTCCAAAATTGGCATATTCTGTTTCTGCTACTACAAGACCAATTAGAGATGGTGAAGTAGATGGTAAAGATTATCACTTTATTTCTGTAGAAGCGTTTAAGCAAAAAATAGCTCAAGACGAATTTTTAGAATGGCAAGAAGTCTATAAAGACAATTTCTATGGTACACTTAAATCAGAGTTAGATAGAATAAATCAACTAAACAAATTTCCACTATTGGTAATTGATGTGTATGGTGCCATCAATATCATGAAAAATTTAAAATTTAAACCATTGTCTATTTTTATTGATTGTCCGAGTTTGGTAGTCATTAAACAACGCCTAGAAAAAAGAGGCACAGATTCATCAGAAAAAATTGCTAAGCGACTAGAAAAAGCAAGTCAAGAAATATATGAAAAAAAACATTTTGATATTGCTATCGTCAATGATGATTTAACCATAGCACAACAACAATTGTACAGTATAGTCAATTATTTTTTAAATTATTGTAGGATATAATATATTATGAATAAACCTGTTTTAGTTTATAAAATTGGTACTTCTGGTATAACAAATAGTACTGGCGAAGTTGCTTTAGATGTAATTAATGCTATTGCAGAACAATTATCACATCTAAATAACACATATAATATAGTTATAGTTTCTTCTGGTGCAGTTGGCACAGGAAAAAAGTTTCTTACAAACTATAGTGGAAAAATTGAAGAACGAAAAGCTGCTGCTGCAATTGGAAATCCTTTGTTATTGCATGAGTATACTAAAGCTTTTCAACAATATAATATTGCTATTGCACAGAGTTTATGCGAAAGAGAACATTTTTCTGATAGAAATAAATTTTTACAACTTCGTAGCACTTATCAAGAACTTTGGAAAAACAATATCATTCCTATTGCCAACGAAAATGATGTCGTTTCTTCTTTCGAATTAAAATTTTCAGACAATGATGAACTAGCTACTCTCCTAGCAATAAATTTTAATGCACAAGTACTGCTCATTGCTACAAGTACTGATGGATTGCTAGACAATAATCATCAATTAGTAAAAACCATATACGATTTTGATGAAACAGTGATGTCATATGTAAAAAAAGTAACTTCATCAAGTGGTTTAGGTGGTATGTTGA
Above is a genomic segment from Chitinophagales bacterium containing:
- a CDS encoding type II toxin-antitoxin system RelE/ParE family toxin, producing the protein MNKNFEVIFLEQALDFLENLDLKTREKIYYNIDRAKLGLDPKLFKKLSDNIWEFRTKYNGIQYRLFAFWDKTNNTETLVISTHGIIKKVDKVPKVDIEKAEKIRNEYFES
- a CDS encoding helix-turn-helix transcriptional regulator, which encodes MATKDKQMNMMTLEELKDRDLGKIGTPVRDKYEFDLKMELLGIMIKSVRKERKLTQEQLGELVGVQKSQISKLERNTKNVTIETILKVFQALKANVKFSVEMNKAEFKVA
- the gmk gene encoding guanylate kinase produces the protein MQKVIILSGPSGVGKNTLGDALMQQFPKLAYSVSATTRPIRDGEVDGKDYHFISVEAFKQKIAQDEFLEWQEVYKDNFYGTLKSELDRINQLNKFPLLVIDVYGAINIMKNLKFKPLSIFIDCPSLVVIKQRLEKRGTDSSEKIAKRLEKASQEIYEKKHFDIAIVNDDLTIAQQQLYSIVNYFLNYCRI
- the proB gene encoding glutamate 5-kinase; the encoded protein is MNKPVLVYKIGTSGITNSTGEVALDVINAIAEQLSHLNNTYNIVIVSSGAVGTGKKFLTNYSGKIEERKAAAAIGNPLLLHEYTKAFQQYNIAIAQSLCEREHFSDRNKFLQLRSTYQELWKNNIIPIANENDVVSSFELKFSDNDELATLLAINFNAQVLLIATSTDGLLDNNHQLVKTIYDFDETVMSYVKKVTSSSGLGGMLSKLTYARLATLMGIKVHIFNAKAPNAINDALADKIGTVCIAKPIQKTAKQKWLASASIINGKIIVDDGAKKALLERKSLLAVGVKNIISEFNALEAIEILDIENNTIAIARAKTASEEIKNPTKNTILAHADDIVLL